TTTATCATGTCCGCTAACTGTCATTATCAAATCTGGCACTTTGACAAGTTCGGCAAAACGTCTCACGCCCTCAGAACAGTTGTGAGGGAAAATATCCTGACATCGGCGGCTTTGCCTGTTGACAGCCGTTCCGATGGGGATAGACTCTTTCTTTTCAATCCCTGCTTGACACTGTAAAATATTTTGCCTTCTGCCGTTTTTTTGAGGGGGCTTGATTCAGAACGCCGTGAGGGGCGTCTGGGGGGAATTGCATGTCGATGTTGGATATTATTGGACCGGTGATGGTAGGACCTTCGTCCAGCCACACCGCCGGGGCTGTTCGATTGGGACTTCTAGCCCGCCAAACTTGGGCAAAACCGATAACGAGCGCCGACCTTTACCTTCGCGGTTCGTTTGCCGCAACGTATTGGGGACACGGCACCGATCGTGGGCTGCTGGCTGGGTTGATGGGACTTCAGCCGGATGACCCACAGATCGTCAACGCCTTTCAGCTGGCTGACGAGCGCGGACTTGAGTACCACTTTTACACCGAGGACGACCCGGGAGGGCACCCCAACACCGCCCGTTTTGTGTTGACGAACGGGCAGTCTGTCATGGAACTCATCGGGTGCAGCGTCGGCGGCGGAATGGTTCTGCTCACGTCCATCAACGGGTTCGACGTAGCAATAGACGGCATGAGCACAACACTGGTCGTTCCTCACCGAGATCAGCCCGGAATTATTTCAGCCCTTTCCAGCGAAATGACCCACCGAGGCATTAACATCGCTTCGATGCGCCTGAGCAGAAAATTCCGGGGCGATCAGGCCGTCGCGGTGATGGAAGTCGACAGCCCAGTCGACGAGCCATTGCGGAAAGTTCTCGAAGCGTCACTTCCTGAGGACTGCCGCGTGTTGGTGATTCAGCCGCTAGTCAGCGGAGGTGCGGCATGAACAGCTTAAAAGACCTCATCGATACGGCTGAAAGGACCGGCCAAACCCTTCCGCAGGTGATGTTGGACTGCGACGCCCATGACAGCGGGGTCGACCAAGAAGTTATCCGGGAGTCGATGGCCCGCCGGCTCGACGTGATGAGGGAGAGCGCCAAGGACGCGTTGGTCACCCCATACCGTCCCAAAGTCGCCGCCAACGACGTGCCAAAGCTGCTGGCTCACCGACCGGGACTGACCAGTGAGTTTACTTGGAGAGCCTGCACCATTGCGATGGGGATGAACACCTGCAACGCCTCGATGGGCCGAATTGTCGCAGCGCCGACGGCTGGAAGCTGTGGGATCCTGCCTGGCATGATCTTAGCGTTTGAGGAGCAGCGCACCCCATACGAAGGACGAACCGTTCTGGACGCGCTGATCGTATCTGCCGGCATCGGCGAGGTGATTGCGGCTCGGGCGTCGCTTGCTGGCGCGGAGGGTGGCTGTCAGGCTGAATGCGGCAGCGCGGCGGCGATGGGAGCGGCGGCACTGGTTTACCTTTCTGGAGGAACTCCGGGCGCCTGCGGCCAAGCCGTGGCCATAACGATTAAGTCGATTACCGGCCTGGTCTGTGACCCGTTGGCAGGGCTGGTCGAGATTCCTTGCATCAAGCGAAACGGCATGCTGGTGTCACTAGGCATTTTAGCGGCCGAACTTGCTTTGGCGGGCGTTGAGTCGTTCATTCCAGTTGACGAGATGATTGACGTGATGGGCAAGGTGGGACGCGCTCTGCCGCCCAGCCTCCGAGAAACGGCCTGCGGCGGTTTGGCCGTCTCGCCGACGGCGCGGCAAGTGACCGCCCAGCTGTTGGAAACTCAGAAGACAATTCACTGATTGATTTTCAGGAGACCTTAAATAACAACGTTTAAGAAGCTCGCCTTACACAAGCAGCCCGCGGATATTATCCGCGGGCTGCTTTTTTTCGCTAGAAGTCCTGCTTCTTATTCTGAGAGCGTGACTCGAAACGGCTTGTA
This is a stretch of genomic DNA from Jonquetella anthropi DSM 22815. It encodes these proteins:
- the sdaAB gene encoding L-serine ammonia-lyase, iron-sulfur-dependent subunit beta, with the translated sequence MLDIIGPVMVGPSSSHTAGAVRLGLLARQTWAKPITSADLYLRGSFAATYWGHGTDRGLLAGLMGLQPDDPQIVNAFQLADERGLEYHFYTEDDPGGHPNTARFVLTNGQSVMELIGCSVGGGMVLLTSINGFDVAIDGMSTTLVVPHRDQPGIISALSSEMTHRGINIASMRLSRKFRGDQAVAVMEVDSPVDEPLRKVLEASLPEDCRVLVIQPLVSGGAA
- the sdaAA gene encoding L-serine ammonia-lyase, iron-sulfur-dependent, subunit alpha gives rise to the protein MNSLKDLIDTAERTGQTLPQVMLDCDAHDSGVDQEVIRESMARRLDVMRESAKDALVTPYRPKVAANDVPKLLAHRPGLTSEFTWRACTIAMGMNTCNASMGRIVAAPTAGSCGILPGMILAFEEQRTPYEGRTVLDALIVSAGIGEVIAARASLAGAEGGCQAECGSAAAMGAAALVYLSGGTPGACGQAVAITIKSITGLVCDPLAGLVEIPCIKRNGMLVSLGILAAELALAGVESFIPVDEMIDVMGKVGRALPPSLRETACGGLAVSPTARQVTAQLLETQKTIH